The stretch of DNA CCCCTCAAGGTAGGTTGTTCCAGTTTTCTTCCCATTCCTGGGTGTGGGCAGCCAGCCACAAGACACCACTACAgtacaatatcaatattaagATCAGTCAAAATCATTATCAGAATCAATATACTGTCTTGAACAGCCGTAATAAAATAAGTTTGAAAGAAATGCTGATGCACAAACTTTCCAGAGTTCTGATCAATTTGTGTGTAGATCATGTCAGCCTGCTATAGCTAGCTAAGCATCGCTGTCTTGCTGTAGTGAATTTGGCCAAATTGATTTAGCATTTCTCTACAACTGAATTACCAAACAAGAAAATAGAGCTGGTCCGCTGGTCCTGTATGCTGCAGTCTCAGCTGATGAATATGTACAGTGTGCAGTCCTGTCTTGGCCAATTAGTAACAAATATATCACCTTGTTTTGGCCTGCAATCACAGAGGATTCCCTCCTTCATTACTCCTAAGTCTGCGACACTGCATGTAACAGACATCAAATTAAAGGAGTCTGAGGCCACAGTCCATGTGTTACCTGGTTCCAAGTCCTGTATGAGGGCGCTGTGACTCTGGTAAGCCCTGAGGGTGGCGTTTCCCACGGCCAGGCTGCGAGTGGTCAGGGTGTCATACTTGCAGAACGGCGCTCCATCCCCAAAGCACATCTTCAACATATCTGCCACCAGAGGGTCATCGGGTCTCTCGGGTAGAGAGAAGGCAGGGATGAAGGCGGGGTCGTGTGTTGGTTGGTTAAGGTATGTATCCAAAAGATACTTTGAGTCATATGTGAAAAGGGACGTCTCCTTTGATATGTTCCCTGTGGACACaagtaagcaaaaaaaaagagctcttgGTTAGCTGAACAAATAACACCAAAACTTTTTCCATAAGAATGGAGGGGAACAAAATTGGTGAAGTTGTAGTGTGATTGCTGACATATGACATATAGGctaaataaagggaaaaaatcagCATCATCAAAGACATTATAGCTTGTATATATTACCAACATGTGTGCACTCTGAAAATGTTTGCTCAATGTGGTAAAAGaacatatgaataaaaaaaggaaaaatgagaaagtgATTGATAGCTAGCTTCTTGGGCAACATCAAGATTTGGCATAATGACCAATTAGACATGGCTGTCCATGCTTAAAGGTACTTATGGCATTTGGTTGAAATTAGCCATTGTATAAACTGAGAGTGTATGAGGCACTAGTGTTCTGCATACATACTCTAGTCGGAAACAATTTggaaacaagaacaaaattGTAAGACATGACTACAGCATGTAAACTGAATGCATGTATGGCTTTCATTTCGTGTAGTTACAACTTTGATGCATGCAGACATGTCACTCCATTAATGCCCATAAATCTATTAGTTCCCTCAAGCTTAAATAGCTGGAGTGCTTACTGCAGTTATAGTGAACCAAAATTCAGTCTAAAGTCAAGTGCATGAAAAGTCAGCTACTCAGTGTGAAGGATATGTAATTGCAGCCGGGTCGTTATTATCATGCATGTCTGTGGTCTAGCCCCAATGGGTTCCAGAGATGTGGTTTCACTTGCACAGTATGGTCACAACCATTGATATCTCTCTGTAATCTATTAAAGCCCCTTTAACTCTAAACACGTGTTTGCGTTCGTCTAGTGCACTCTTAAATTGTTTGTCTAAATTTTAGCCAAATGTAGCTAAAATTAGGTAGCCACTTATAAAGATACACTGATTGGTAATTAATGAATCTGCAGATGATGGAGGGTCTTCAGGTGATGTAGCGAACCATCCGGCAGCCATAGTTTGCAGTCAGTAGGGGCTGTGAAAGATGACTGTGTTTCTAAACATTCAACTTGGCCATCCACATAAAACTACAAAAGACATGTTtaatttctgtggtgtttttacTGGGAATTGCTGATTTTACCACCATTAAATCTGATCGATCTGTGTGTAGATCATATCAGCTTGCTAGCTGGCTAACCATCACTGTCTTGCTGGAAACAAGTCTGATATCTATGAGTTGATGAATCTCGTAGCTGAGTGGTAACATGAACCATTTGGTTGCCCTGTTAAATtacttttcatgccaaaaaaaaaaaaaaaaaaaacatactgcttTGTAAACCAGGATTGACGGGTCAGGGCTGAAGAAAAGACAGTTTACTACATCCCAGTAGACTAGATTTTGAAAACAAGTCAACTTCATCAGATTCACTTATAACTCTAACATTAACGAATGGAACCACATCAATCTGTTTTAGGTACATCTCTGTGTCTAGCCTGTTTTAACATATTTGAATAAAGCCAGTTCTCCAATTCAGGACCTCGGTGATGGCACCGGAGATGGTTACAAGACTTGTATCTCAACTGCAAAGCCTCTATTGACAGTTTTCTGGGGTCATCTTGTCACCTTCCCATTGCCCCACAGTGAGCCAGTTACATTGCCAACATCGTGACTTTTAGACTCACAGCCAGCTCCAAAGGTAAATATTTCCTCAGGCGTGGTATTGTCTGAGGTGATGACCACTCCCTGGGAGGTCAGCAGGTCATCTGAAGGGTCAGAGTTCATCTGGCCAAGGAGACCCTGGGTGTGGTTGGTAAACTCTGTTGGCAGCAGGACCGTCACTGCCATGGTTCCTTCATGCCTGCGCACCTCCACCCCAACACCAGAGGAGAACATCACTGTCACGTTCTGGGGACTCGGGGAGAACACAAATACTCCTAGAAAAGAGAAaggttgtgtttgtatttcgAGTCACTTTTTCCTTTAATCGATCTTACTAAAAATGGTGACAATCATAACAATATATTAAAACCTGAATTGGGTACATGTACCAAAACCTTTGAACCTTGTGAACACACATTACCATAAGAAAAATTAGGCAGTTCTGCAGATGCCAGTGCAGATAAAGCTGCAATAAGCGGATTTACACATCCATTTTGTCAGCCTGAATAACAAATTAAGgctgaaacagacaaaacagtatCCTATCCTCTGTAATTGAGATCCCATAGATTCCCTGAATTTGCCTGAGTGATACTCTGATGGTCACTTGCGGGAAATCTTCTCAAAGTACAGAAACCGATGTGCTGAAActtgaaagtaaaattttcactttctttgtgCAGAGAAAGCTCGAGTTGCTAATGATCGCTGAATCCGCTGCCAAGAGATTTCCGTCAACATCTCAACCTCATTGAGAAGATGAAATAAAGGTCAGAGGAGGGTGCATTTCACTGATGTCATGATTCATGATTTCTGGGAAATGAAGCTCTTAATACTTACAAAAACagttaataatgaataatggaTTTCATGAACAGTGGGCTGCCACTTGGGGCCACTAAAGTACAGAGTTGCCTAATGCAGCTTTTGCTCAGTCATGAGTGTCTTAGCGTCTCACCATGCAGGTCCATCCATCTTTGCTCAGTGAAGGCGAGGACCTTTTGGTTCCTCAGCACCTGTAGGTGGTCCAGATCTTCTGCCAGACGCACTTCGATGACATCAGAGGTCTTCTCCTTCATGGCCACTGATGACAGACGTGTGGCTTTGGCCGAGGTACCTTGGTAGTAATACAAACATCATACTCTCATCTCCCTTTAACATACcttaaaaatattcatatctgtttgtacatgtgtggCAAGCATATAGAGCTGTCTTTAATTTGAATGTTAGGTGGGTCCTTTTATGATcctgcaggatttttttcttcccagctatgcatttttttatgttgtatatTGCTGGCTGGTGCACCATAGGTTAAGTACTCTGAAGTTAAGGATAGTCTTAACGCTGTGTCAGTCTCAGCAATATCGGTACCACAAATTCAGATGTTTCTCATCACTGTCAACACTAATGACATCTGACCTGATCACAGTCACCAGGCCCACGGCGGTTGTGTAACTGTTTGGAAGATATCAAAACCAATAAGGCTAACATCTGCTCTTCCTCACCACATTTGACCCCATGAGAGTGAGAACAACAAAACTCAGGAAATGGGCCATCGTTTTACAGTGCCAACATGTTTCACTCCCACAAGGATCTCACATCACAGCTACTCAGAATTGTGCAACAGACAAGTGTGAAACTTAAATCCCTCTTAGGAGAGAAGCACTGGCCAAAGAAGACAAATATAATTCACCAAGAAGTCACAAGGTCTAATTACATCCGCACAAAAGGTAGAGGTAGACATTCACTCTTCTGGCTATAAAAAAATACCTCCCAAAAAACAAGAAGCAATCACAGAGAAAGTCTATTGGAAACTTGGAATGGTGTGCACCCCAAACAAAGGGTTGGGTAACACTGAGAGGCAGGACCCTAGGGATGAGAGAGGGGACACAGACAAGGCTTTCACATCATGTTTGAACTCACCGTTCTTAAGTTTCACCTGCTCTGTTCTGGCCTGAACACTCAGCTCTTTGTCTGGCGAAGACACTAGGTAGTACTCTCCTTTACCGTTGAAAGTGTAGCTGAGGCCGTCAAACGTTATGAAATGCGGGTCCCCGAGGACGGCACCTGTGAGGCAACGGCAAACAGAAGGCTTGCGCGCTTTTACATCAAATACATATTCCGgcacaaacatatttatttcGATCAATGCGCTGCAGATATGAATCTTGAATTTATCTCGAGATTGGATTTCTAATCTCAGCGCGTGGGACACTGGATTTTATGGTCCCTGATGAGCAGATAATCAATTGTGTAATCTAATTCATCTCCACAGCCCATCTTAACTCTAAGCTGCAGTCTGTCATTCAATTTATTCTCCTGCAGGCTGTCCTGGTATTACCCAGCTCTCTCATATCTATAGACTATAAGAGTGGAAGcacgcacacagagacactaacaaacacacaaactgtggcTCTGTTTCTCATATTCCCATGATCTTATACCACCAAATTAAGCCAGGACAAGCAGAACAGACACATTTCACCGCCCTACATCATGTGAAATTTCATCATGTGGTAATATTAAATGTgtacacagctgatttttatttttttttaccgagCAGTACGTGATAAATGGAAAAGTTCAAGTTTGTGGCTCGTAAAACAGATAGTAGCCACATGGTCACTTATGTGGTTTTTGCAGCAACTAAGtgtgatatattttttgttactacttcttgtttttcttactagttttatttttcttataacCAATTGTCTTTTGATGTTGTGATTTGTATCAGCTGATTGTAAATCACCGGCAGGTCCCTGGCTGCTGTTAAACAATTGTCACGACGAACATAAAATCTTAGAAACGCTGACAAAAGCCTTCAGATGAAATGTGTCTGTTTCATTCTGCTGCAGCGCATTAAAAAAAGCGATATTTATATGTGAGTGCTGACGAattcatttgtgattttttgaaCTTTATTGGGTCGGCGCCCCTCACATTCTGAATACATTTGAGCTGAGCACGTCCAGTTCTCCTGCTTGAAAAATGTTACGTTTAACTATGAATCTTCACATTTTGGCTGCAATTTCAATCTCACTTAGTCCTCTCTGTaagcaaaaaaaagttttgatgaCGCTGCATACTGGGAAAACCTACTTCTAGGTGCTTCATCTTTTATGGAAACCTGCTTTAtagttacagagagagagaattttacAGCTTAATGTTTTATCTTCTTGTAAGACCACATATACTCGCTTATTTTCAGTACACTGCCATAACATTTCTGTATTTCCCATAGGTGAGATGAAGGCAGCTGAACAACCACATCATAGGCAAATTTATAAGTAAATAGTCATAATATTGTACAGAATATGAgcttgtttcctttgttttgtgtcCTCTGATCTCTGTAAAGGACTTTGTGACATTCCTGCTCATTAAAAGTACTTGtcatttgatttgacttgactaGATTTGAGTTAACATAGCATAGATGCTCTCACCAGCTCTTGGGGGCTGGTAGGCCTGACACCCACTAGAAGGTCGATGGCTGAGGTAGATGTGGCAGTAGTCAGACCACAAGCAGCAGTGGTAGTAACTTGTGACGTCATAAAGCCAGTGGGAGTAGCCTGGCACTCGTGGGGGCTTCCTGTATGGAGGGGAGCCCCAGTCATGAGCCCGATCTGGGGTGCTGCCGCCTGTCGAATCCCCCGTCAGCACCTGAGCCCCTGTGCTGTCGTAGCAACACTGCTGCCCTGATCCATGCGTAGGACTGAGGAAAGGAGaatcaaaaaagtgaaaaaaaaaaaaaatcaaggaagaggcaacattttattctttaaaaaGGGTAAAATCATAATGTGTCTTTTCCTCACTCCTACCTGGCCTGAATTGCCCTCACACAGTGGACACTACCGGGGTGATAAGTGCAGACACTGCCCCTCTCAATGTCGCAGCTATAGTCAGTCTGAAAGAACGCAGTGAGTAATAATCAGCCTCAGTAAGGGAAGGCGAGAAGATTTCCGATAGGAGTAATGATGTTAAACTAAACATAGCTTCACAGCTCTGCTAATAACCCAAGTTAACGCCCCTGTGCAATGAGTTTCATAGTAGGGGGGGTGCTAAACCGTTACAGGGGAGGCTGAGAGACTGAGGGCGAAAAAGATATTCAGGCTTTAATCTATTTCATTGGTTACCAAAAGGAGACCATGGTACAGAATAGCCAATTTGTCATTTGGTTGAAGAGATAATTAAGAGACACATCTGGTCTGGagaattttattatttctcttaCTTACTTAGAGTCCGACAAACTATGTCTTTGGAATCAGCCCTTCTCAATGTAGTGtagtttattttgtgttgtaaaaaTTTACATCCAAAACATAATAACTCGATCTTggatttctctattttttttttttttcatctctgatCATGGGAAGGTACACAGTTACTATTCTTGGAgatttaaacacacatatacattgtCTAAATAATACTCCTGGATAGAAAAATCTTAGACAATCTATCATGGGAAGTGCTCATAACCTTGGCCATATACTTCTGAGTGCATGGCCAAGAAGACAAAGCATTTATTTGCCTCTGACCATCCTGTTATTACTTTGGACGTTATTTTTCTAGTGAAGACTCTACTGGCCTCAGCACTGCAACTTCATTTGCATTTGAGAGGAAATTTGCTGGACGACTTTACAgtacaaaacaggaagagggcgcacTTGCTCCACCACAGAGTTTAAGCTTTCGGTAACTCTCACTATGACAGAGGGTGGAATAAGTGAGAAGCCAATGCAAAATCACTCTCAACATGTTTTTATCCTgttcagtaaaaaaacaaaaccttggaCCTGTTGTTTTGGAGCAATGAGCCACAGGATTTATGTTCTCTACGATGGCTTGATTCATTTACAttacaattaatttgacaataatatactgatgtttaaaaatcatACATGCTTCTTCTGTTATAGAATAATGCTGGGAATACAAATATTTCATTCCTTTGATTCTGCATGAGTGTGTAATATTAATAAAGAGCATCACTGTGCACTGCTGCTTGTactaattatgataataattgtGGAGTCACTCAAGTATACTTACATGAAACCTGCCTGTGTCTGCCCGAGCCTGGGCCAGAGTGCATGGACAGTCAATGATCTCATCCAGGAAGTTGGGAAGCGTCTTTTCCAGGGCGTCCCACTGCACACACTTGTTCCTGGCCCAGGCGGCAGAATCGTCTCTGAACGCCTGTTCCAGATGCCAGGCTAAGACATGGGCTTGACTCCAGAGGCCCTGCACATCCCTGCATGCACACAATTACCATCATAAGCCTCATTAAAATGGATACTTTTCCTAGTAAACCTAGAGACTTCTATCAAGACTAAAAAGAGTTTTGAAAGCTGATATTTTTGGGTTGAAGCTTTCACTAACCCATACTCGAATCTCAAATTTTAATACTGGCTAATATAGATAAGCCTCTGTCATGGTAAAACTCTCCATTAGGtcccatatatatatttatttgggGCTGGTAATCAGCTCCTGACAGCAGAGTGATGCAGACtttactgcagttttttttttaaaagacagcCAGGTGAGTAAATTTATCACCTGACCTCCATCATACCAGTTAACAATTCTGACTATTGGTCTAAACCCTACCTACCTAAATATGCTCATTTTTGAAGGTGCCAGCAAATACCAGTATTCAACTAAATCGCCAATACTTTGCATAAGTTTCGCATTTTCCTAGTTTTCACGCTGCCTAAATTTTAATCTAACCCTATTCAATAAGAATGAGAAATCTGAGTTATGATAGTTAGGATACCTCGCTCCATCCGACTCTGAGGCAGCAGTGATGCGAATATTCCCCAGCTCCCAGGCAGAGAAGGTTTCCTTGGCGGGCTCGGGGGTGAAGCTGAAGGCACCGGTGTTGGGCAGACTCCTACCGAGGGAGTACAGATAGCTCAACTCGGCCTGCAGCGAAGTTGactctgtgctgatgttgaccTCTCTGTAACCCCACAGCTCTATGTTGACTCTGTCTGCTCCAATCAAAGAGCTGTTCCACGTCATCTCCAACAGTCTCGCCGTGCCCGCCGTGCCGTAATTCTGCCACTGGGTTCCGTTCACCAGAGCGACTTCAAAAGCAGGATCGGTTCGACTGGGGTGGACTGAGTGTattgaaacagaaaaactgtTATAATGATGTGCATTTATTTGCAAGCACAATCAATCATTCTAAATAGATATTATTTTAGATATCTAATAAACACGTGACCTAACATTTCATGACAAgcctctttcattttcactgtccaAGAGGTGCAACTGTCTATACATACATAGAAAATACAcatcatttcaataaaaaaataatgttcttATTAGACATCGCAACTATATAATActaaaaaacaatgtgcattaATGACACtacaattattaatattttaggTTTTTAGTCATCACAAATATTGCTAGATAAAGTGTgtcattttgggtttttttggccCACCACTTGATATAATCTGGGTGGTAAGATTAGAAATAATTTATCATTGTCATCTTTAAAGCTATAGCAAAAATATCTATACACAGATTATATTCTTGCAGAATTTATATGGCATTTTGATTAATTCTgatcggattttttttttaatcagagttttttttcttttgtcctaGATGCCCTTTTCAGAGATTTTCTAAAGGGCTGCTGCTAACACGGACCGCCCAAGGAGTTATAAGCTAATCGAGGCATATAACCagcttaaaaaataatttcattatgcATAAGCTATTCGACCtgcctgtcttttctctctttaataGCTTACATT from Myripristis murdjan chromosome 9, fMyrMur1.1, whole genome shotgun sequence encodes:
- the susd2 gene encoding sushi domain-containing protein 2: MTLTDDIQGEFNTAHETTAGIIVLCVCFLPGHTCSGRCGYVWEECSCHATCVSLLNCCADYSQSCLQVAPYSSSMLGGRALTILSVVFHPGERLFCRFKGEIESEGFIDAEGHARCITPLLYETGWVPFDVSTDGIHFNQSGEYLSVHPSRTDPAFEVALVNGTQWQNYGTAGTARLLEMTWNSSLIGADRVNIELWGYREVNISTESTSLQAELSYLYSLGRSLPNTGAFSFTPEPAKETFSAWELGNIRITAASESDGARDVQGLWSQAHVLAWHLEQAFRDDSAAWARNKCVQWDALEKTLPNFLDEIIDCPCTLAQARADTGRFHTDYSCDIERGSVCTYHPGSVHCVRAIQASPTHGSGQQCCYDSTGAQVLTGDSTGGSTPDRAHDWGSPPYRKPPRVPGYSHWLYDVTSYYHCCLWSDYCHIYLSHRPSSGCQAYQPPRAGAVLGDPHFITFDGLSYTFNGKGEYYLVSSPDKELSVQARTEQVKLKNGTSAKATRLSSVAMKEKTSDVIEVRLAEDLDHLQVLRNQKVLAFTEQRWMDLHGVFVFSPSPQNVTVMFSSGVGVEVRRHEGTMAVTVLLPTEFTNHTQGLLGQMNSDPSDDLLTSQGVVITSDNTTPEEIFTFGAGWNISKETSLFTYDSKYLLDTYLNQPTHDPAFIPAFSLPERPDDPLVADMLKMCFGDGAPFCKYDTLTTRSLAVGNATLRAYQSHSALIQDLEPVVSCGWLPTPRNGKKTGTTYLEGKTLSFSCNAGYLFYGSPERTCVDDGTWTGEQPYCITGWF